One Agelaius phoeniceus isolate bAgePho1 chromosome 8, bAgePho1.hap1, whole genome shotgun sequence genomic region harbors:
- the LOC129131451 gene encoding olfactory receptor 14A16-like, which yields MSNSSSIRHFLLLALADTRQLQLLHFCLLLGISLAALLGNGLIISAVACSHHLHTPMFFFLLNLAVSDLGSICTTVPKAMHNSLWDTSTISYSGCAAQLFFFMFFLGAEFSLLTIMCYDRYVSICKPLHYGTLLGSRACAHMAAAAWASAFLYSLLHTANTFSLPLCHGNALGQFFCEIPQILRLSCSKSYLRELGLLAVSGCLVFGCFVFIVFSYVQIFRAVLRIPSEQGRHKAFSTCLPHLAVVTLFISTGTISHLKPFSISSPFLDLALSVLYSMVPPTLNPLIYSLRNQELKAAVRRLMTGCFQKH from the coding sequence atgtccaacagcagctccatcaggcacttcctcctgctggcattggcagacacgcggcagctgcagctcctgcacttctgcctcttgctgggcatctccctggctgccctcctgggcaacggcctcatcatcagcgccgtagcctgcagccaccacctgcacacgcccatgttcttcttcctgctcaacctggccgtcagcgacctgggctccatttgcaccactgtccccaaagccatgcacaattccctctgggacaccagcaccatctcctactcaggatgtgctgcacagctctttttctttatgtttttccTTGGAGCAgaattttccctcctgaccatcatgtgctatgaccgctacgtgtccatctgcaaacccctgcactacgggaccctcctgggcagcagagcttgtgcccacatggcagcagctgcctgggccagtgcctttctctattcactgctgcacacagccaatacattttccctgcccctgtgccatggcaatgccctgggccagttcttctgtgaaatcccacaaatcctcaggctctcctgctccaaatcctatctcagggaacttgggcttcttgctgttagCGGCTGTTTGgtatttggctgttttgtgtttattgttttctcctatgtgcagatcttccgggctgtgctgaggatcccctctgagcagggacggcacaaagccttttccacctgcctccctcacctggctgtggtcaccCTGTTCATCAGCACAGGCACAATTTCTCACCTGAAgcccttctccatctcctccccattCCTGGATCTGGCCCTTTCAGTTCTGTACTCGATGGTGCCTCCAActctgaaccccctcatctacagcctgaggaaccaggagctcaaggctgcagtgcggagactgatgactggatgctttcagaaacattaa